A region from the Sphingomonas flavescens genome encodes:
- the dgcA gene encoding N-acetyl-D-Glu racemase DgcA: MRRTLSVRHDRFPLSRPFRISRGVKTAADVVTVSVEQGGVVGRGEGVPYPRYGESLDSVIAQIEAAQTEVEEGADRDTLLTAIPPGAARNAIDCALWDLEARLSGRTVAALIGAPEPTALISALTIGIDTPDAMAAAAAAVADAPLLKIKVDADDPAAAIRAVRAAAGDARLIVDPNESWDQALVERMQDVLMEARVDLLEQPIPADKDDWIEGFAPAVPICADEAVHIAADLPRVARRYQFVNVKLDKSGGLTAALQLAEAARACGLGLMTGCMISSSRSIAPALHVARMSDFVDLDGPLWLKEDLPGGVTDDGGRIVPPARGFWGTV; this comes from the coding sequence ATGCGCCGAACGCTCAGCGTCCGCCACGACCGTTTCCCTCTAAGCCGACCGTTCCGCATCTCCCGCGGCGTGAAGACCGCGGCGGACGTGGTGACGGTGTCGGTCGAGCAGGGCGGCGTCGTGGGACGCGGCGAGGGCGTGCCCTATCCGCGCTACGGCGAGAGCCTCGATAGCGTCATCGCGCAGATTGAGGCTGCGCAAACCGAGGTCGAAGAAGGCGCCGATCGTGACACCTTGCTGACGGCGATCCCCCCGGGTGCGGCACGAAACGCCATCGACTGTGCGCTATGGGATCTCGAAGCGCGGCTCTCTGGCCGCACGGTCGCCGCGCTGATTGGCGCCCCTGAACCGACGGCTTTGATCAGTGCGCTTACGATAGGAATAGATACACCGGATGCCATGGCCGCTGCCGCCGCCGCGGTGGCTGATGCCCCGCTGCTCAAGATCAAGGTCGATGCCGATGATCCGGCAGCAGCGATTCGTGCCGTTCGCGCCGCTGCAGGCGATGCGCGGCTGATCGTGGACCCCAATGAGAGCTGGGATCAAGCCTTGGTCGAGCGCATGCAGGACGTGCTCATGGAGGCGCGCGTCGACCTTCTCGAGCAACCGATCCCTGCCGACAAGGATGACTGGATCGAAGGCTTCGCGCCGGCCGTCCCGATCTGCGCCGACGAGGCTGTCCACATCGCGGCCGATCTCCCGCGTGTCGCCCGTCGCTATCAGTTTGTGAACGTCAAGCTGGACAAGTCAGGCGGACTCACCGCCGCGCTCCAGCTTGCCGAGGCCGCGCGCGCCTGCGGGCTCGGGCTGATGACCGGCTGCATGATCAGTTCATCCCGCTCGATCGCGCCGGCGCTGCACGTGGCGCGGATGTCGGACTTCGTTGACCTCGATGGGCCGCTCTGGCTCAAGGAGGACTTGCCGGGCGGCGTGACGGACGACGGGGGTCGCATCGTCCCGCCCGCAAGGGGGTTCTGGGGGACAGTTTGA
- a CDS encoding dicarboxylate/amino acid:cation symporter, which produces MTRWLSIPLWKRVLGGLVLGLALALLWPSAAPIIAFIGDLFVRAIRMLVAPIVLVTIAAGITSLGDPKRLGGIGVRTIGMFAFTTAIAVSVGMAVAALVRPGIGAPLGTAAPHVLGKPVTPYDQLIGIIPLNIFDALAKGDMLALIFVAILFGVGTLLTGEAGKPFADLLQAASAVLFRVVGIVMEATPFGVFALTANAVAANGASVFIHVGWLALAVLIGSLFQIIVVHSLILRLLARLPVLPFFRGIIDALVVAFSTASSSATLPVAMRVADRNLGISRPVYSTTLPLGASIGKDGTAMYVGLLSMFGLQAFGVPLTPTVYALVLLTGALAAFGTAPVPSASLFMLAAVMSAVGVPPEQTALIVGFVLPFDRLLDMTRTVPSASANLTVATTVARWEGELDEARYRAANQA; this is translated from the coding sequence TTGACACGCTGGCTATCGATTCCGCTGTGGAAGCGCGTCCTCGGCGGACTGGTCCTCGGCCTGGCGCTCGCGCTCCTATGGCCATCGGCCGCGCCGATAATTGCCTTCATCGGCGACCTGTTCGTCCGCGCGATCCGCATGCTGGTCGCACCGATCGTGCTGGTGACGATCGCGGCGGGTATCACCTCGCTTGGCGACCCGAAGCGGCTTGGCGGGATCGGTGTTCGCACGATCGGCATGTTCGCCTTTACGACGGCGATCGCCGTGTCGGTCGGCATGGCGGTTGCGGCTCTCGTGCGGCCCGGCATCGGCGCGCCGCTCGGCACCGCCGCGCCGCACGTCCTCGGGAAGCCGGTCACCCCTTACGACCAACTGATCGGCATCATCCCACTCAACATCTTCGACGCGCTGGCGAAGGGCGACATGCTGGCGCTCATCTTCGTTGCAATCCTGTTCGGCGTCGGGACGTTGCTGACCGGCGAAGCGGGCAAGCCCTTCGCGGATCTTCTCCAGGCCGCTTCGGCAGTACTGTTCCGGGTCGTGGGCATCGTCATGGAGGCGACGCCGTTCGGGGTGTTTGCGCTGACAGCCAACGCCGTCGCGGCGAACGGCGCGTCGGTTTTCATCCATGTCGGCTGGCTGGCGCTTGCCGTCCTGATCGGCTCGCTGTTCCAGATCATCGTCGTGCACAGCCTGATCCTGCGGCTGCTAGCGCGGTTGCCGGTACTGCCATTCTTCCGCGGGATCATCGACGCGCTTGTCGTCGCATTCTCGACCGCTTCGAGCTCGGCGACTTTGCCGGTCGCGATGCGTGTCGCCGACCGCAACCTCGGCATTAGCCGCCCTGTTTATTCGACCACGCTCCCGCTCGGCGCCAGCATCGGCAAAGACGGCACCGCCATGTACGTCGGACTGCTCAGCATGTTCGGCCTGCAGGCTTTCGGCGTGCCGCTCACCCCCACGGTTTACGCACTCGTCCTGCTGACCGGGGCCTTGGCGGCGTTCGGGACGGCGCCCGTTCCTTCTGCGTCGTTATTCATGCTGGCGGCCGTCATGTCGGCGGTCGGCGTTCCGCCCGAGCAGACTGCTTTGATCGTTGGCTTCGTGCTGCCGTTCGATCGTCTGCTCGACATGACGCGCACTGTGCCCAGCGCGAGCGCCAACCTCACCGTCGCAACGACCGTTGCGCGGTGGGAAGGTGAGCTGGACGAGGCGCGATATCGCGCGGCCAACCAAGCCTAG
- the dacB gene encoding D-alanyl-D-alanine carboxypeptidase/D-alanyl-D-alanine-endopeptidase, which yields MAAETLQQRVEARLAQAAPGTRFGLVVAADDGHELIAIAPDARFIPASNTKMFTTAAAFANLPAMDQPDTTGGAAVGLDGNDVRLIGNGDARLSSAADCTIDCLAVLADAVAARTRRVNDVIGDDTAFPDQRWSPGMSWNNIPSSDGTGISALTIDDNRISLTVTPASVGSAPTFQLSQPYYTVLNQAVTVATGKTDLTVDRMPADRTLRLFGTIAADAKPESIGLGIDDPAHYAAWRLKALLEVRGVKVRGSVRSVHRPLAFADDPEKRGNAPPTRPAAGEVLAKLTPPPLTQDMTTINKVSQNLHAELTLRRVGLLRGTGSIEDGQQAVQALLASAGVPRTGFDFSDGSGMSTYNRVAPRSAVKFLRWVAAQPWGATWRATLPIAGYDGTLKSRFQGSTLQGRLFAKTGTLNATRALSGYMIAKSGRTLTFSMFANDEPSGTSARETMDAALEMVASEN from the coding sequence TTGGCGGCGGAGACGCTTCAGCAGCGCGTGGAAGCGCGATTGGCTCAAGCGGCGCCGGGCACGCGCTTCGGCCTCGTCGTCGCAGCGGACGACGGGCACGAGCTCATCGCCATCGCGCCGGACGCGCGCTTCATTCCCGCGTCGAACACGAAAATGTTCACGACCGCCGCAGCCTTCGCCAACCTGCCGGCTATGGATCAGCCGGACACCACAGGGGGTGCCGCGGTGGGCCTGGACGGCAACGATGTCCGCCTGATCGGCAATGGCGACGCGCGGCTTTCGAGCGCCGCGGATTGCACCATCGACTGCTTGGCGGTGCTGGCGGATGCGGTCGCGGCCCGAACCCGCCGCGTAAACGACGTGATTGGCGACGACACCGCCTTCCCCGACCAGCGCTGGAGCCCAGGGATGAGCTGGAACAACATCCCATCGTCGGATGGCACCGGCATCTCCGCGCTCACGATCGACGACAATCGGATCAGTCTGACCGTCACGCCCGCGTCGGTCGGTTCGGCACCCACGTTTCAACTGAGCCAGCCTTACTACACCGTGCTCAACCAAGCCGTGACGGTCGCCACCGGCAAAACCGACCTGACGGTCGACCGTATGCCGGCCGACCGGACACTGCGCCTGTTCGGCACCATCGCGGCGGACGCCAAGCCGGAAAGCATCGGCCTCGGCATCGACGACCCGGCGCACTACGCCGCCTGGCGCCTGAAGGCCTTGCTGGAAGTGCGAGGCGTAAAGGTGAGGGGCAGCGTTCGTTCCGTGCACAGGCCGCTCGCCTTCGCTGACGATCCCGAAAAACGGGGCAACGCGCCGCCGACCCGTCCGGCCGCAGGCGAAGTGCTGGCAAAGCTCACGCCGCCCCCGCTCACGCAGGACATGACCACCATCAACAAGGTCAGCCAAAACCTTCATGCGGAGCTGACGCTGCGCCGCGTCGGGCTGCTCAGGGGCACAGGGTCAATCGAGGATGGACAGCAGGCGGTGCAGGCCCTGCTGGCCAGTGCCGGAGTCCCGCGCACCGGGTTCGACTTTTCCGACGGCTCCGGCATGTCGACGTACAATCGCGTCGCGCCAAGGTCGGCGGTGAAGTTTCTTCGCTGGGTGGCGGCTCAGCCCTGGGGTGCGACCTGGCGGGCGACGCTGCCCATCGCCGGCTACGACGGAACGCTCAAAAGCCGCTTTCAGGGATCGACACTGCAAGGCCGTCTGTTCGCCAAGACCGGCACCCTCAATGCGACGCGCGCCCTGTCCGGCTACATGATCGCCAAAAGCGGGCGGACGCTGACCTTCTCAATGTTCGCCAACGACGAACCGTCCGGCACCAGCGCGCGGGAAACGATGGACGCGGCGCTAGAGATGGTCGCGAGCGAAAACTGA
- a CDS encoding TonB-dependent receptor plug domain-containing protein: MRTLHFLDSYLRCGTALAALMAAGAAQAQTTQPAPTPTPSDVAAPPTDEAQAPTPPSEKEQIVVTGTRVVRDGYQAPTPLTVVTREDIQNTAPTNNIADLVNQLPALAGSTRPSNSRLELSSGIGGVNTLNLRNLGTVRTLVLLDGRRSVGSTVQGLVDVNTIPQLLVDRVEIVTGGASAAYGSDAVAGVVNFVLNKKLTGIRVESDIGITDKGDGLNYSTNVAGGFSFGGGRGHILLAGEFAHKDGIFEVDREWNQTGFVRIQDPAWTSTSTTPQFLIRRQVGAANSTPGGLITGSAGGTANRLRGIYFGQGGSVNQYQYGALTFPSPTGASAPSLTQGGDWRVNDSGRRIGLDPKDERRGGFARASFEVADNVNVWAEGSYNWQNVRFNAGPNLMTGLTLNATGCGTAASAATAPATCNAFLYNALGPTRLAGITSVTLATTAADLPYRVTDNTRKVMRLAAGMDGEFNLFGKPAHWDFYGQYGRAKLHEQLRNIQQTQFRANALNAVFTNGGTSISCAINADASTTNDDPSCVPLNLLGLGVANAAAIDYVLGDPYRNETIEQTVFGANLSLTPFRTWAGDVSVAVGAEYRKEQVHGFVPTQFQPTVANGVTTTRWSVGNYLPTNGSYSVKEAYLETVVPLGFGLEFNGAVRATDYSTSGYVTTWKLGATWQPIEDIRFRVTRSRDIRAPNLNELYQGGTQNTDTVRNPFFPGVGPGSATYPNSLPYLGTVTGNTNLKPEKADQWNIGAVVSPRFIPGFTASVDYYRINLKGAIDVLSAQEIINRCFDGNQQTCAAILPDPSTPGRVLISRSPFNFVSILSRGIDFDAAYRRKIGPGAFTLRGVATRNIDNIINTGVAGSVVVNTAGSTSLPKWFFRGTASYDTPSYSVTLVGRGVSSSVYDKAAIECTTNCPLSTTSHPTYDDLHISGSFYVDLNLTKKFNVMGRGDGEFFVNVTNVFDRWPILLPETGLAANTTYSDLLGRAYRAGIRLKFR; the protein is encoded by the coding sequence ATGCGTACGTTGCACTTTCTTGACTCGTATCTTCGCTGCGGGACGGCGCTCGCCGCTTTGATGGCCGCAGGGGCGGCTCAAGCCCAGACGACGCAACCGGCCCCGACGCCGACCCCCAGCGACGTCGCGGCGCCTCCGACGGACGAAGCGCAGGCGCCGACGCCGCCCAGCGAGAAGGAGCAGATCGTCGTCACCGGCACGCGCGTCGTTCGCGACGGTTACCAGGCGCCGACGCCGCTGACGGTCGTCACCCGCGAAGACATTCAGAACACGGCGCCGACCAACAACATTGCCGACCTCGTCAACCAGCTGCCCGCGCTCGCCGGCTCGACCCGCCCGTCGAACTCACGGCTTGAGCTCAGCAGCGGCATCGGCGGCGTCAACACCCTGAACCTCCGCAACCTCGGCACCGTACGCACCCTCGTCCTGCTCGACGGCCGCCGCTCGGTCGGCTCGACGGTCCAGGGCCTGGTCGACGTCAACACCATTCCCCAGTTGCTCGTCGACCGCGTCGAAATCGTTACCGGCGGTGCGTCGGCGGCCTACGGTTCGGACGCCGTCGCCGGCGTCGTCAACTTCGTCCTCAACAAGAAGCTGACGGGCATCCGCGTCGAATCCGATATCGGCATCACCGACAAGGGCGACGGCCTCAACTACTCGACCAATGTCGCCGGCGGCTTCTCGTTCGGCGGCGGCCGCGGCCACATCCTTCTGGCCGGCGAATTTGCCCACAAGGACGGCATCTTCGAAGTCGACCGCGAATGGAACCAGACGGGTTTCGTCCGCATCCAGGACCCGGCCTGGACCTCGACCAGCACCACGCCGCAGTTCCTGATCCGCCGTCAGGTCGGCGCCGCAAATTCGACGCCGGGTGGGCTCATAACAGGCTCGGCTGGCGGCACCGCGAACCGCCTGCGCGGCATTTATTTTGGGCAGGGCGGATCGGTAAATCAGTACCAGTATGGAGCTCTGACCTTCCCGTCGCCGACGGGCGCTTCGGCCCCGTCGCTGACTCAAGGCGGCGACTGGCGGGTCAATGACTCCGGGCGCCGCATCGGCCTTGATCCGAAGGACGAGCGCCGAGGCGGGTTCGCGCGAGCCAGCTTCGAGGTTGCCGACAATGTGAACGTCTGGGCCGAAGGCTCGTACAATTGGCAGAACGTCCGCTTCAATGCCGGCCCGAACCTGATGACCGGTCTGACGCTCAACGCGACAGGCTGCGGCACGGCAGCCAGCGCGGCGACCGCGCCGGCGACCTGCAACGCGTTCCTTTACAACGCGCTTGGCCCGACGCGTCTGGCGGGGATTACCAGCGTCACGCTGGCGACGACTGCGGCCGACCTGCCGTATCGTGTGACTGACAACACCCGTAAGGTAATGCGTCTTGCCGCCGGGATGGACGGTGAATTCAATTTGTTCGGCAAGCCGGCGCACTGGGATTTCTACGGACAATATGGCCGCGCCAAGCTGCATGAGCAGCTCCGCAACATTCAGCAGACACAGTTCCGCGCCAATGCGCTGAACGCGGTGTTCACCAATGGCGGAACCTCGATCTCCTGCGCCATCAACGCAGACGCCAGCACGACCAACGACGACCCAAGCTGCGTCCCGCTGAACCTGCTTGGCCTTGGCGTCGCGAACGCCGCGGCGATCGATTACGTTCTTGGCGATCCGTATCGCAACGAGACGATCGAGCAGACAGTGTTCGGCGCCAATCTCTCCCTGACGCCGTTCAGGACCTGGGCGGGGGATGTCAGCGTCGCGGTCGGCGCTGAATACCGCAAGGAACAGGTGCACGGATTTGTGCCTACCCAGTTCCAGCCGACAGTTGCCAACGGCGTCACCACAACCCGCTGGTCGGTGGGCAATTATCTGCCGACGAACGGCAGCTACAGCGTCAAGGAAGCCTATCTCGAAACCGTCGTTCCGCTTGGGTTTGGGCTTGAATTCAACGGCGCGGTACGAGCGACCGACTATTCGACCTCCGGCTACGTCACGACGTGGAAGCTCGGCGCCACTTGGCAACCCATCGAGGACATCCGCTTCCGCGTCACCCGTTCGCGCGACATTCGGGCGCCAAACCTCAACGAACTCTATCAGGGCGGCACGCAGAATACCGACACCGTCCGCAACCCGTTCTTCCCGGGCGTGGGGCCGGGTAGCGCCACGTATCCGAACAGCCTGCCGTATCTCGGCACGGTCACCGGCAACACCAACCTGAAGCCGGAAAAGGCTGATCAGTGGAACATCGGCGCGGTCGTTTCGCCGCGTTTCATTCCGGGCTTTACGGCGTCGGTCGATTATTACCGGATCAACCTGAAGGGCGCGATCGACGTGCTTAGCGCCCAAGAGATCATCAATCGCTGTTTCGACGGCAACCAGCAGACCTGCGCCGCGATCCTGCCCGACCCGAGCACCCCGGGGCGGGTCCTGATCAGCCGCTCGCCGTTCAACTTCGTCAGCATCCTGTCACGCGGCATCGACTTCGACGCGGCCTACCGCCGCAAGATCGGTCCTGGCGCCTTCACGCTGCGCGGCGTTGCAACCCGGAACATCGACAACATCATCAACACGGGTGTGGCGGGCAGTGTCGTCGTCAACACCGCTGGATCGACGAGCCTCCCAAAGTGGTTCTTCCGCGGTACGGCGAGCTATGACACCCCTTCCTACTCGGTCACCTTGGTCGGTCGCGGCGTCAGCTCCAGCGTCTATGATAAGGCGGCGATCGAGTGCACGACGAACTGCCCGCTCTCGACCACCTCGCACCCGACCTATGACGACCTGCACATTTCGGGCTCGTTCTACGTCGACCTGAACCTCACCAAGAAGTTCAACGTCATGGGCCGCGGGGACGGCGAGTTCTTCGTCAACGTGACCAACGTGTTCGACCGCTGGCCGATTCTTCTGCCGGAGACCGGCCTCGCCGCGAACACGACGTACAGCGACCTGCTGGGCCGCGCCTACCGCGCCGGCATCCGGCTCAAGTTCCGCTAA
- the hslV gene encoding ATP-dependent protease subunit HslV, translated as MESWHGTTILGVKKDGKTVIAGDGQVSMGNTVMKPNAKKVRRIGDKGEVIGGFAGATADAFTLFERLERKLEQYNGQLMRASVELAKDWRTDKYLRNLEALMIVADKDVMLILTGNGDVLEPEGGIAAIGSGGNYALAAARALTDYEQDPEVLARRAMAIAAEVCVFTNDRLTVETIG; from the coding sequence TTGGAAAGCTGGCACGGAACCACGATCTTGGGCGTCAAGAAGGACGGCAAGACCGTCATCGCCGGCGACGGTCAGGTGTCGATGGGCAATACGGTGATGAAGCCGAACGCCAAAAAGGTGCGGCGCATCGGCGACAAGGGTGAGGTCATCGGCGGCTTTGCCGGCGCCACCGCCGATGCCTTCACCTTGTTCGAGCGGCTCGAGCGCAAGCTGGAGCAATATAACGGGCAACTGATGCGTGCTTCGGTCGAGCTCGCCAAGGACTGGCGGACCGACAAGTACCTGCGCAACCTGGAGGCACTGATGATCGTCGCCGACAAGGATGTGATGCTGATCCTGACCGGCAACGGCGATGTGCTGGAGCCCGAAGGCGGCATCGCCGCGATCGGTTCGGGCGGGAATTACGCGCTGGCTGCGGCACGCGCGCTGACCGACTACGAACAAGACCCCGAAGTGCTGGCGCGCCGCGCGATGGCCATCGCCGCCGAAGTCTGCGTCTTCACCAACGACCGCCTGACCGTCGAAACGATCGGCTAG
- a CDS encoding TMEM175 family protein, producing the protein MNALTDGVVAIVLTIMVLELKFPEEPTMQAVLHILPLLAAYLLAFIYVAIYWNNHHHMMQSTRKVTGSVLWANHALLFCLTLFPLMIRWIDEAGPTAWPVASFGLVLVGASICYVLLERALIAAEGDGSSVKSAVGGRGKEWISFSGYLASVPLAFVSPFISIAIYVGIALLWLIPDRRFERRLQQ; encoded by the coding sequence TTGAACGCGCTCACCGATGGCGTTGTCGCCATCGTCCTGACGATCATGGTGCTGGAGCTGAAATTTCCGGAAGAGCCGACGATGCAGGCGGTCTTGCACATCCTTCCGCTTCTCGCCGCTTACCTACTCGCCTTCATCTACGTCGCTATCTACTGGAACAACCATCATCACATGATGCAGTCGACGCGTAAGGTGACCGGTTCGGTTTTATGGGCCAACCACGCACTGCTGTTCTGCCTGACCCTGTTTCCGCTGATGATCCGCTGGATCGACGAAGCGGGGCCGACCGCCTGGCCTGTCGCGTCCTTCGGGCTGGTGCTGGTCGGCGCTTCGATCTGTTACGTGCTGCTCGAACGTGCATTGATCGCCGCGGAAGGCGACGGCTCAAGCGTTAAATCCGCAGTCGGGGGCCGTGGGAAAGAGTGGATCAGCTTCTCGGGCTATCTCGCCTCGGTACCGCTGGCATTCGTCTCGCCATTTATCTCGATCGCCATCTATGTCGGCATCGCCCTGCTCTGGTTGATCCCCGACCGCCGGTTCGAGCGACGCTTGCAGCAATAG
- a CDS encoding glycoside hydrolase family 108 protein translates to MVNEVAIDRLIDGVLEREGGFVDHPADKGGPTCFGITEAVARAHGYGGAMKQLPRDTAVSIYRRLYWMRPRFDEIAKHSTRIANELFDTGVNMGPAVAITFLQRALTALNRSGKDYPDLTPDGRIGAATLGALERFLAVRAKGIGETVLIRALEALQGERYLRLAERRPANEAFLYGWLANRIGD, encoded by the coding sequence ATGGTCAATGAAGTTGCAATCGATCGGCTGATCGATGGCGTCCTCGAACGCGAAGGCGGTTTTGTCGACCATCCCGCGGACAAGGGCGGGCCTACCTGCTTCGGCATCACCGAGGCGGTTGCCCGGGCGCATGGCTACGGCGGCGCGATGAAGCAACTGCCGCGCGACACTGCGGTTTCGATCTATCGTCGGCTTTATTGGATGCGTCCGCGCTTCGATGAAATCGCCAAGCACAGTACTCGGATTGCGAACGAACTGTTCGACACCGGCGTCAACATGGGACCCGCGGTCGCGATCACCTTCCTGCAGCGCGCGCTGACCGCGCTCAATCGCAGCGGTAAGGACTATCCTGACCTCACGCCCGACGGTCGCATCGGAGCCGCCACACTTGGTGCGCTTGAGCGCTTCCTCGCCGTCCGCGCCAAAGGGATCGGCGAAACCGTACTGATCCGCGCGCTCGAGGCGCTTCAGGGCGAACGTTACCTCCGCCTCGCCGAGCGCCGACCAGCCAATGAGGCTTTCCTCTATGGCTGGCTGGCCAACCGAATAGGTGATTGA
- a CDS encoding M20/M25/M40 family metallo-hydrolase gives MKSPILASVALLMSSAPALAALSPAEQKMVQTVDAEQPRTVGMLEKWVNQNSGSLNLPGVAAVGTMLRSELEPLGFKVDWVDMKAAQRSGHIIARHAGKKGTTRMLLIGHLDTVFEPDSPFQRWTLEGKTGRGPGAGDDKGGMAVMVAALRAMQAAGTLKGANITIVLTGDEEDAGTPLSVARRDLIAEGKRADAALDFEGLAVVDGKDMGSIARRSSSNWTVKVTGNSAHSSGVGRPGTGYGAIYDLVRIIDQFRKELPEDKLTFNVGLIGGGQSAELDAGQIRLTATGKTNIIASTAVARGDLRAISQEQIDRVQAKMRAIVGQSLEGAKAELSFDQKLYPPMPPTEGSRALLGQLNGVNADLGLDKMEELDPLRRGAGDISFVAADVDGLIGLGPDGSGSHTPTETVDIPSIAKQAKRAAILMSRLSRERATRKVPRS, from the coding sequence ATGAAGAGCCCAATCCTTGCCTCGGTCGCGCTATTGATGAGCAGCGCGCCAGCCCTCGCCGCCTTGTCTCCCGCCGAGCAGAAGATGGTCCAGACCGTCGATGCCGAGCAGCCGCGGACGGTCGGCATGCTGGAGAAATGGGTCAATCAGAATAGCGGATCGCTGAACCTGCCTGGCGTGGCAGCAGTCGGCACGATGCTTCGGTCCGAGCTGGAGCCGCTGGGCTTCAAGGTCGACTGGGTCGACATGAAGGCTGCTCAGCGCTCTGGCCACATTATCGCGCGGCATGCCGGCAAGAAGGGCACGACGCGGATGCTGCTGATCGGCCACTTGGACACGGTGTTCGAGCCGGACTCGCCGTTCCAGCGCTGGACCCTTGAAGGCAAGACCGGGCGCGGCCCGGGCGCGGGCGACGACAAGGGCGGCATGGCCGTGATGGTCGCGGCGCTGCGCGCGATGCAGGCGGCGGGGACGCTGAAGGGCGCCAACATCACCATTGTTCTGACGGGCGACGAGGAGGATGCCGGCACGCCGCTTTCCGTCGCGCGGCGCGACCTCATCGCCGAGGGCAAGCGCGCCGACGCGGCGCTCGACTTCGAAGGACTGGCGGTGGTCGACGGCAAGGACATGGGATCCATCGCGCGCCGCAGCTCCAGTAATTGGACCGTCAAGGTTACCGGCAACAGCGCGCATTCGAGCGGCGTCGGGCGGCCGGGCACGGGCTATGGCGCGATCTACGATCTGGTGCGGATCATCGACCAGTTCCGCAAAGAGCTGCCGGAAGACAAGCTGACCTTCAACGTCGGGCTGATCGGCGGCGGGCAGTCCGCCGAGCTGGACGCCGGACAAATTCGGCTGACGGCCACGGGCAAGACGAACATCATCGCGTCGACCGCGGTGGCGCGAGGCGACTTGCGGGCCATTAGCCAGGAGCAGATCGACCGCGTGCAGGCTAAGATGCGGGCCATTGTTGGCCAGTCGCTGGAAGGCGCGAAGGCGGAACTAAGTTTCGACCAGAAGCTGTATCCGCCGATGCCGCCGACCGAGGGCAGCCGCGCGCTGCTTGGGCAGCTCAACGGCGTCAATGCCGACCTGGGGCTCGACAAGATGGAAGAGCTTGATCCGCTGCGGCGCGGTGCCGGCGACATCAGCTTCGTGGCGGCGGATGTCGACGGATTGATTGGGCTGGGGCCGGACGGATCGGGTAGCCATACGCCCACCGAGACGGTCGATATCCCGTCGATCGCCAAGCAGGCGAAGCGCGCCGCGATCCTGATGAGCCGGCTGTCGCGTGAGCGGGCGACCAGAAAAGTTCCGCGTTCGTAA